One window from the genome of Nicotiana tomentosiformis chromosome 5, ASM39032v3, whole genome shotgun sequence encodes:
- the LOC104091827 gene encoding uncharacterized protein isoform X2 translates to MAEVSCMFTVQQTIGSVLCCKCGILMQPNAAYMCAKCLRSEVDITEGLQKHVVIIHCPECDSYLQPPRSWIKAQLESKELLTFCIKRLKNLNKVKLMNAEFIWTEPHSKRIKVRLRVEKEVLNGAVLEQTYAVEYVVQDQMCESCSKVQANPDQWVAAVQLRQHVSHRRTFFYLEQLILKHEAANRAIKIQQLVQGIDFFFAHRSHALKFVDFVSRVVPVRSRNDNQLVSHDHKSNNFNYKYTFSVEISPICREDLICLPPKVAASLGNIGPLVICTKVSNNIALLDPFTLRHCFLDADQYWRASFKPLLSSRQLVEYVVLDVDVVSEEVNIGGSTYVLADTQVARVSDFGKNDTMFSVRTHLGHLLNSGYYALGYDLYGANSNDIELDKYKGLVLPEVILIKKSYEEKRQKKRGKPRSWKLKSLNMEVDNSGKGRDQEQKLNSEYEQFLRDLEENPDLRFNISLYRNKEYQRSEVTSIVDGEDVPSIPLEELLADLDLSDIDVEEDCILE, encoded by the exons atGGCAGAAGTATCATGTATGTTTACAGTACAACAAACAATAGGCAGTGTATTATGTTGCAAATGCGGAATCTTGATGCAACCAAATGCTGCCTATATGTGTGCTAAATGCTTGCGATCCGAGGTTGATATAACAGAAGGCTTACAAAAACATGTTGTGATTATCCACTGCCCCGAATGCGATAGCTATTTGCAGCCTCCAAGGAGTTGGATCAAAGCACAGCTCGAATCGAAGGAGTTACTCACCTTCTGTATCAAGAGGTTGAAGAATTTAAATAAAGTTAAGTTGATGAATGCCGAGTTTATTTGGACTGAACCTCATTCCAAAAGGATCAAAGTTAGGCTTAGAGTCGAAAAAGAGGTACTAAATGGAGCAGTTCTCGAACAAACATATGCCGTTGAGTATGTTGTTCAAGACCAAATGTGTGAATCTTGTTCAAAGGTGCAAGCTAACCCTGATCAATGGGTGGCGGCTGTGCAGCTTAGACAGCACGTTTCTCATCGAAGAACTTTCTTCTATTTGGAGCAGCTCATTCTAAAGCACGAGGCTGCTAATCGTGCCATAAAAATTCAACAGTTGGTTCAGGGAATTGATTTCTTCTTTGCACATAGAAGTCATGCTTTAAAGTTTGTGGACTTTGTGAGTAGGGTGGTACCTGTTAGGAGCCGAAATGACAATCAACTTGTAtctcatgatcacaagagcaatAACTTCAATTATAAGTATACATTCTCTGTAGAAATCAGCCCGATTTGTCGTGAGGATTTGATATGTCTCCCTCCAAAGGTAGCAGCTAGTTTGGGAAATATCGGTCCTCTTGTGATCTGCACCAAAGTGAGCAACAATATCGCTTTATTAGACCCGTTTACTCTGAGGCATTGTTTCTTGGATGCTGATCAGTACTGGAGGGCGTCGTTTAAGCCTTTGTTGTCTAGTAGACAGCTTGTTGAGTATGTAGTTTTAGACGTCGATGTGGTTTCTGAAGAAGTTAATATTGGGGGCTCGACGTATGTTTTAGCTGATACTCAAGTGGCTCGTGTATCTGATTTTGGGAAAAATGATACTATGTTCTCTGTAAGAACACATCTAGGCCATCTTCTAAATTCCGGATACTACGCCCTCGGTTATGATTTATATGGAGCCAATAGTAATGATATTGAGCTAGACAAATACAAAGGTCTTGTCCTTCCGGAGgtgatattaattaagaaaagcTATGAAGAGAAGCGCCAAAAGAAACGTGGGAAGCCTCGAtcttggaagcttaagtctctTAATATGGAAGTCGATAACTCTGGCAAGGGAAGAGATCAGGAACAAAAGTTGAACTCAGAATATGAACAATTCTTGAGAGATTTAGAGGAGAATCCTGATCTGAGGTTCAAC ATATCATTGTATCGTAATAAAGAATATCAACGGTCGGAAGTCACATCTATTGTTGATGGGGAAGATGTTCCTTCTATTCCTTTGGAGGAGTTACTTGCTGATCTTGATCTGAGTGATATTGATGTTGAAGAAGATTGCATACTGGAGTGA
- the LOC104091827 gene encoding uncharacterized protein isoform X1: MAEVSCMFTVQQTIGSVLCCKCGILMQPNAAYMCAKCLRSEVDITEGLQKHVVIIHCPECDSYLQPPRSWIKAQLESKELLTFCIKRLKNLNKVKLMNAEFIWTEPHSKRIKVRLRVEKEVLNGAVLEQTYAVEYVVQDQMCESCSKVQANPDQWVAAVQLRQHVSHRRTFFYLEQLILKHEAANRAIKIQQLVQGIDFFFAHRSHALKFVDFVSRVVPVRSRNDNQLVSHDHKSNNFNYKYTFSVEISPICREDLICLPPKVAASLGNIGPLVICTKVSNNIALLDPFTLRHCFLDADQYWRASFKPLLSSRQLVEYVVLDVDVVSEEVNIGGSTYVLADTQVARVSDFGKNDTMFSVRTHLGHLLNSGYYALGYDLYGANSNDIELDKYKGLVLPEVILIKKSYEEKRQKKRGKPRSWKLKSLNMEVDNSGKGRDQEQKLNSEYEQFLRDLEENPDLRFNISLYRNKEYQRSEVTSIVDGEDVPSIPLEELLADLDLSDIDVEEDCILE, encoded by the exons atGGCAGAAGTATCATGTATGTTTACAGTACAACAAACAATAGGCAGTGTATTATGTTGCAAATGCGGAATCTTGATGCAACCAAATGCTGCCTATATGTGTGCTAAATGCTTGCGATCCGAGGTTGATATAACAGAAGGCTTACAAAAACATGTTGTGATTATCCACTGCCCCGAATGCGATAGCTATTTGCAGCCTCCAAGGAGTTGGATCAAAGCACAGCTCGAATCGAAGGAGTTACTCACCTTCTGTATCAAGAGGTTGAAGAATTTAAATAAAGTTAAGTTGATGAATGCCGAGTTTATTTGGACTGAACCTCATTCCAAAAGGATCAAAGTTAGGCTTAGAGTCGAAAAAGAGGTACTAAATGGAGCAGTTCTCGAACAAACATATGCCGTTGAGTATGTTGTTCAAGACCAAATGTGTGAATCTTGTTCAAAGGTGCAAGCTAACCCTGATCAATGGGTGGCGGCTGTGCAGCTTAGACAGCACGTTTCTCATCGAAGAACTTTCTTCTATTTGGAGCAGCTCATTCTAAAGCACGAGGCTGCTAATCGTGCCATAAAAATTCAACAGTTGGTTCAGGGAATTGATTTCTTCTTTGCACATAGAAGTCATGCTTTAAAGTTTGTGGACTTTGTGAGTAGGGTGGTACCTGTTAGGAGCCGAAATGACAATCAACTTGTAtctcatgatcacaagagcaatAACTTCAATTATAAGTATACATTCTCTGTAGAAATCAGCCCGATTTGTCGTGAGGATTTGATATGTCTCCCTCCAAAGGTAGCAGCTAGTTTGGGAAATATCGGTCCTCTTGTGATCTGCACCAAAGTGAGCAACAATATCGCTTTATTAGACCCGTTTACTCTGAGGCATTGTTTCTTGGATGCTGATCAGTACTGGAGGGCGTCGTTTAAGCCTTTGTTGTCTAGTAGACAGCTTGTTGAGTATGTAGTTTTAGACGTCGATGTGGTTTCTGAAGAAGTTAATATTGGGGGCTCGACGTATGTTTTAGCTGATACTCAAGTGGCTCGTGTATCTGATTTTGGGAAAAATGATACTATGTTCTCTGTAAGAACACATCTAGGCCATCTTCTAAATTCCGGATACTACGCCCTCGGTTATGATTTATATGGAGCCAATAGTAATGATATTGAGCTAGACAAATACAAAGGTCTTGTCCTTCCGGAGgtgatattaattaagaaaagcTATGAAGAGAAGCGCCAAAAGAAACGTGGGAAGCCTCGAtcttggaagcttaagtctctTAATATGGAAGTCGATAACTCTGGCAAGGGAAGAGATCAGGAACAAAAGTTGAACTCAGAATATGAACAATTCTTGAGAGATTTAGAGGAGAATCCTGATCTGAGGTTCAACATATCATTGTATCGTAATAAAGAATATCAAC GGTCGGAAGTCACATCTATTGTTGATGGGGAAGATGTTCCTTCTATTCCTTTGGAGGAGTTACTTGCTGATCTTGATCTGAGTGATATTGATGTTGAAGAAGATTGCATACTGGAGTGA